A region of uncultured Anaeromusa sp. DNA encodes the following proteins:
- a CDS encoding DUF2680 domain-containing protein: MIKKRLIATLATGAILASAALVSASPMESNMGPGSGPRMERPCMMDSVNWTAEQRAQFQQDMQKHHEKMMELQKEFINEEVAKGLISKDWADQHLKRMQERMDWQKAHPGEHPSFQHRSMNPDGPREAPPEQGR, encoded by the coding sequence ATGATCAAGAAACGTTTAATTGCCACCTTAGCAACCGGAGCCATTTTAGCTTCGGCCGCCTTAGTCTCCGCATCTCCCATGGAGTCGAATATGGGACCGGGTTCCGGCCCCCGCATGGAGCGCCCCTGCATGATGGACAGCGTAAACTGGACTGCCGAACAACGTGCGCAGTTTCAACAAGATATGCAGAAACACCATGAAAAGATGATGGAACTGCAAAAAGAATTCATTAACGAAGAAGTGGCCAAAGGCCTTATCTCCAAGGACTGGGCAGACCAGCATCTCAAGCGCATGCAAGAACGCATGGACTGGCAAAAAGCTCACCCGGGTGAACACCCCAGTTTCCAACATCGCAGCATGAATCCGGACGGCCCGCGCGAAGCGCCGCCGGAACAAGGACGGTAA
- the phnX gene encoding phosphonoacetaldehyde hydrolase, which translates to MHKVDGVILDWAGTTVDFGCFAPVEAFLQIFKEVGVEATMAEARKPMGLLKRDHIRAMLAMERLQAAWRQVKRRVSTEQDVDSLYERFEPLLLASLEQYAQPLPEVVESVSLLRKAGIRIGSTTGYTDLMMDVVAAGAEKQGYAPDFWITPDSTQSYGRPYPYMIFRNIEALRLTATWTTIKVGDTIADIREGIHAGVWSVGVMVGSSQLGLSYAQYQGLQEKEKSMALAAVAQEFKEAGADFVIPTLGELPTLIEHINGEIAQGKRPYGQ; encoded by the coding sequence ATGCATAAAGTTGACGGCGTAATATTGGATTGGGCCGGAACTACGGTGGATTTTGGCTGTTTTGCACCAGTAGAGGCGTTTTTGCAGATCTTTAAAGAAGTGGGCGTGGAGGCGACTATGGCGGAAGCCAGAAAGCCAATGGGCCTGCTAAAACGTGATCACATCCGCGCGATGCTGGCAATGGAACGCTTACAAGCGGCATGGCGGCAAGTAAAGCGACGTGTTTCGACGGAGCAAGACGTGGACAGCTTATATGAGCGTTTTGAGCCCTTGTTGTTGGCTTCATTAGAGCAGTATGCACAGCCTTTACCAGAGGTGGTGGAAAGCGTCAGCTTGCTCAGAAAAGCAGGAATCCGGATCGGTTCGACGACTGGGTATACAGATTTGATGATGGATGTGGTTGCCGCAGGAGCTGAAAAACAAGGTTATGCACCTGATTTTTGGATCACGCCGGATTCAACGCAATCCTATGGAAGACCCTATCCGTATATGATTTTTCGCAACATAGAAGCGCTGCGGCTGACCGCTACGTGGACGACCATTAAAGTAGGCGATACAATCGCTGATATTCGCGAAGGGATTCATGCCGGCGTTTGGTCGGTCGGAGTGATGGTAGGCAGCTCGCAATTAGGTTTGTCTTATGCACAGTACCAAGGGTTGCAGGAAAAAGAAAAAAGCATGGCTTTAGCGGCGGTTGCTCAGGAATTTAAAGAAGCTGGGGCGGATTTTGTGATCCCGACGCTGGGGGAATTGCCGACTTTGATCGAACACATTAATGGAGAAATCGCGCAAGGGAAAAGGCCTTATGGACAATAG
- a CDS encoding extracellular solute-binding protein: protein MKRKTTFWVACMLMVTSLLALAGCGGAGSSAPSAKQVVIYTNADKEAADAMEKSLKAAGFEGKYVLKTFGTSELGGKLMAEGNKIEANLITMSSYFLDSAQAKNKMFADLKFETKAIDKYPSFYAPILGNVGAIIVNTQVLKDKNLPVPTSLKDLTKEEYKDLISIPDISSSSTAWLMVQAIISQYGETEGKAILGKIIKNCGPHIEKSGSGPIKKVRAGEVAIGFGLRHQAVADKAAGKPINFIDPVEGNYSLLEAVAVVNKDDEATTQLARDMAKVIISNARADLLKDYPVVLYQGETVADVNKPGNSKVFSKPLTVELLTEHQNFVKTAAQ from the coding sequence ATGAAAAGAAAGACTACGTTTTGGGTTGCGTGTATGTTGATGGTAACGAGCTTGCTCGCCCTTGCAGGCTGCGGAGGTGCTGGATCGAGCGCTCCGAGCGCCAAGCAAGTGGTGATTTACACGAACGCGGATAAAGAAGCGGCTGACGCCATGGAAAAGAGTCTGAAAGCAGCTGGATTTGAAGGAAAATACGTTTTGAAAACATTTGGAACCTCCGAACTGGGGGGCAAACTGATGGCGGAAGGAAATAAAATTGAAGCTAACTTGATTACGATGAGTTCTTATTTTCTGGATAGCGCACAGGCTAAGAACAAAATGTTCGCCGATTTGAAGTTTGAAACAAAAGCTATCGATAAATATCCTTCTTTTTATGCTCCCATCTTGGGGAATGTAGGCGCTATCATTGTGAATACGCAAGTTTTAAAAGACAAAAATTTGCCTGTGCCGACTTCACTTAAGGATTTGACTAAAGAAGAATATAAGGACTTGATTTCGATTCCTGATATCTCCAGTTCATCTACGGCGTGGCTGATGGTACAAGCCATTATTAGCCAATACGGTGAAACGGAAGGGAAAGCCATTTTGGGGAAAATTATCAAGAATTGCGGTCCTCATATTGAAAAATCGGGTTCCGGTCCGATTAAGAAAGTTCGCGCTGGGGAAGTGGCGATTGGGTTCGGCTTGCGCCATCAGGCGGTAGCGGATAAAGCCGCAGGGAAGCCCATTAATTTCATTGACCCTGTAGAAGGAAACTATTCGCTGCTGGAAGCGGTGGCTGTGGTTAACAAGGATGATGAAGCGACTACACAATTGGCCAGAGATATGGCAAAAGTGATTATCAGCAATGCCAGAGCGGATTTGTTGAAAGACTATCCGGTTGTTCTCTATCAAGGAGAAACCGTAGCTGATGTGAATAAACCGGGGAATTCAAAAGTGTTTTCTAAGCCACTGACAGTGGAGCTTTTAACAGAACACCAAAACTTTGTTAAGACGGCGGCTCAATAA
- a CDS encoding aspartate aminotransferase family protein has product MDNSQGLTREGDVNSGRLREQWLVGLNAESIKALQEDEAVFMRQSMSTPCLQSLVRADGCYIYDQDGKRYLDFHGNSLHQVGYRNPDVLSAVTEQLGTLPFIPRRYTADIAVRAAKALIEATTSKDFKVLFTPSGTAAVGLALKIARKVTGKHKVISLWEAFHGASLDCISVGGEYVFTKELGPLLPGCIKAIPYNAYRNLLHSSCPERVADFCLDYLEYIFQNEGDIGAVLLEPIRATDIHVPPRSYFQRLKQMCEHYQALLIFDEIPTALGRSGEFYVHQNFGVEPDLLVLGKGLGGGVVPQAAVLIKKCYDQCSDVSLGHYTHEKPAAGCAAICAAVGYIKEHQLLENCRHQSVFAKQAAAILSERYVCIGDVRICGLLISFELVKDRTTKEKDSVLAEKILYYCLEKGLSFKLAAGNCITWHPPLIVTEEQLSSAFQIFEEAIKDCACERVG; this is encoded by the coding sequence ATGGACAATAGCCAAGGCCTAACACGCGAAGGAGACGTCAATAGCGGCCGTCTGCGCGAACAATGGCTAGTGGGATTAAATGCTGAAAGCATAAAAGCGCTGCAAGAAGATGAAGCTGTATTTATGCGTCAATCTATGTCCACTCCTTGCTTGCAGAGCCTTGTACGGGCGGATGGATGCTATATTTACGACCAAGACGGCAAGCGGTATCTTGATTTTCATGGCAACAGTCTTCACCAAGTGGGGTATCGCAACCCGGATGTGTTGTCGGCGGTGACGGAGCAGCTTGGCACGTTGCCGTTTATTCCTCGTCGCTATACGGCGGATATTGCAGTGCGTGCAGCAAAAGCATTGATTGAGGCAACAACGTCAAAAGATTTTAAAGTCTTGTTTACTCCCTCAGGAACCGCTGCCGTGGGGCTTGCTCTTAAGATTGCCCGGAAGGTGACGGGGAAACATAAGGTCATCTCGTTATGGGAGGCTTTTCATGGCGCAAGTCTTGATTGCATTTCTGTGGGAGGAGAATATGTATTTACTAAAGAGTTAGGTCCGCTTTTGCCGGGTTGTATCAAGGCCATCCCTTATAATGCGTACCGGAATTTGCTGCACAGCTCTTGTCCGGAACGAGTGGCTGATTTTTGCTTGGATTATCTGGAATATATATTCCAGAATGAAGGGGATATTGGGGCGGTCCTTTTGGAACCTATTCGGGCGACCGATATTCATGTTCCGCCTCGCAGCTATTTTCAACGCTTGAAACAGATGTGTGAGCACTATCAGGCGTTGTTGATTTTCGACGAAATTCCGACAGCCCTGGGGCGGAGCGGTGAATTTTACGTGCACCAGAACTTTGGAGTGGAACCGGATTTGCTGGTTTTGGGGAAAGGGCTGGGAGGGGGAGTTGTCCCTCAAGCCGCGGTGCTGATAAAGAAATGCTATGATCAATGTTCCGATGTATCGTTAGGCCATTATACACATGAGAAGCCTGCTGCTGGTTGCGCTGCGATTTGTGCGGCAGTTGGCTATATAAAAGAGCATCAATTGTTGGAAAATTGCAGACATCAATCTGTTTTCGCGAAACAAGCGGCAGCCATCTTGTCTGAACGGTATGTGTGCATTGGCGATGTTCGCATTTGCGGGCTGCTGATTTCCTTTGAGCTTGTGAAAGATCGGACTACGAAAGAAAAAGACAGCGTTTTGGCGGAGAAAATTCTTTATTACTGCTTGGAGAAGGGCTTGTCTTTCAAATTGGCAGCTGGTAATTGCATTACTTGGCATCCTCCGCTGATTGTGACAGAAGAGCAATTGTCATCGGCGTTTCAAATTTTTGAAGAAGCCATAAAAGACTGTGCCTGCGAGCGCGTAGGGTAA
- a CDS encoding DeoR/GlpR family DNA-binding transcription regulator → MLASERQKEIVSLLSVKTIVTIPEFVTTFQVSIETIRRDLTLLEKQGLIQKVYGGARLAEPLTNEPTLANRMVSHLDEKEAIGKRCSDFIHDGDCIFIDSGSTTYQIAKNLSQKKNLTVLTNSLFVINELLHTDFELIIIGGRIRHDERSVVTYDYIFNFSELNIQKTFLCAGGITLEKGVSDFNMSEAVTRKKIIERSNEIFVAADSSKFNRDVTVSIASLEKIDYIITDSKLAPSTALRFQDAPATLILAD, encoded by the coding sequence ATGCTGGCAAGTGAACGACAAAAAGAAATCGTAAGTCTTCTTTCCGTCAAAACCATTGTCACCATTCCCGAGTTCGTGACCACCTTTCAAGTTTCCATTGAAACCATCCGCCGAGATTTAACTTTGTTGGAAAAGCAAGGACTGATTCAAAAAGTATACGGTGGAGCTCGTTTGGCGGAGCCGCTCACCAACGAACCAACGCTGGCCAATCGAATGGTCAGCCACCTAGACGAAAAAGAAGCAATCGGCAAACGATGCAGCGACTTTATTCATGACGGCGACTGTATCTTTATCGACAGCGGTTCTACGACCTATCAAATCGCCAAAAACCTCTCTCAAAAGAAGAATCTTACTGTTTTAACCAACTCTCTTTTCGTAATAAATGAGCTTCTTCATACCGACTTTGAGCTTATCATTATCGGCGGCAGAATCCGCCACGACGAGCGTTCCGTTGTAACTTATGATTACATCTTCAACTTTTCAGAGTTAAATATCCAAAAAACGTTTCTTTGCGCTGGCGGCATTACGCTAGAAAAAGGAGTCTCCGACTTCAATATGAGCGAAGCCGTTACTAGAAAAAAAATCATTGAGCGCTCCAACGAAATTTTCGTGGCCGCCGACAGCAGTAAATTTAATCGTGATGTAACGGTCAGCATTGCCTCCCTAGAAAAGATTGATTACATCATTACCGACAGTAAACTAGCACCGTCTACCGCCTTGCGATTCCAAGACGCTCCTGCGACTCTTATCTTGGCCGATTAA
- a CDS encoding ABC transporter permease subunit, giving the protein MILSSIVLFFVVFLVAPLGVLFAFSIHTEQGVSLLQYGAALQEPSILKSFQNSVGVSACAAGVTTMLAFVLAYAVNGTNLSGRFKRIIRTSVLAPMLLPTITYGFAIMYSFGKQGLLTKLFGGEIFPIYGMWGLLLGYVIYTLPPAFLLLDNAFGYVDKKFIIVSELMEDGFWRSFNNTIVQPLAGALGGVFIVSFILSFTDFGIPASLGGSFPVIAIDLYQVMLGSVPNFSGGAVIAMLMLLPAAAGVVALTYLNRFNFYYDAISVQEVPENNWRDRCFAVLSVTILMAVFAVFIVMFIAPVVKNFPYDMNFSLEFVETALAGQALLQVYKNSLLVALASAVVGTAGAYGAAILNARTSLNRKSKMSLDSFAMITNTVPGMVLGLSYLLLFNDSDIKGTFFIIIVCNVVHFFATPYLMAKNSLSKLNPAWETTGELMGDTWLKTVARVIIPNSKTTIVDMFSYYFINAMVTISAIIFLVAARTSVVTSKIKELQHYANFNEIFVLSILIFMTNLVVKIGCDYANKKMSSS; this is encoded by the coding sequence ATGATTTTGAGCAGTATTGTGCTGTTCTTCGTGGTATTTTTAGTTGCGCCGTTGGGGGTTTTGTTTGCATTTTCGATACATACGGAGCAGGGGGTGAGTCTTTTGCAGTATGGAGCAGCGCTGCAAGAGCCAAGTATTTTAAAGTCGTTTCAAAATAGTGTCGGCGTATCTGCGTGTGCCGCTGGGGTGACGACGATGTTGGCGTTTGTTTTAGCCTATGCGGTGAATGGCACAAATCTGAGTGGACGTTTCAAGCGAATCATACGCACTAGCGTTTTAGCCCCCATGCTCTTGCCTACCATTACATACGGCTTTGCCATTATGTATTCTTTTGGCAAGCAAGGACTGCTGACGAAGCTGTTTGGAGGAGAGATATTTCCTATTTATGGCATGTGGGGACTTTTGCTAGGTTATGTCATCTATACCTTGCCGCCAGCGTTTTTACTGCTTGATAATGCATTTGGCTATGTTGATAAAAAATTCATTATTGTTTCAGAATTGATGGAAGATGGTTTTTGGCGTAGTTTCAATAATACGATTGTGCAGCCACTAGCGGGCGCTCTTGGCGGTGTTTTTATTGTGTCCTTTATTTTGAGCTTTACCGATTTTGGTATCCCCGCGTCTCTTGGAGGGTCGTTTCCTGTAATTGCGATTGATTTATATCAGGTTATGTTAGGTTCCGTTCCCAATTTCTCAGGCGGAGCCGTCATTGCTATGTTGATGCTGTTGCCAGCGGCAGCAGGGGTAGTAGCACTTACGTATCTTAATCGGTTCAATTTTTATTATGATGCTATCTCGGTTCAAGAGGTTCCGGAAAATAACTGGCGTGACCGATGTTTTGCGGTGTTGTCGGTGACGATTTTGATGGCAGTCTTCGCGGTATTTATTGTTATGTTTATTGCACCAGTAGTTAAAAACTTCCCGTATGACATGAACTTTAGTCTGGAATTTGTAGAAACGGCATTGGCGGGACAAGCGCTCTTGCAAGTTTATAAAAATTCGTTACTAGTCGCGTTGGCGTCGGCGGTTGTCGGTACGGCGGGCGCTTATGGAGCGGCTATTTTAAATGCTAGGACTTCGCTAAACCGCAAGAGCAAAATGAGCTTGGATTCATTTGCGATGATCACCAATACAGTGCCGGGCATGGTCTTGGGTTTGTCGTATCTGTTGCTATTTAATGATAGTGATATCAAAGGAACTTTTTTCATTATTATTGTTTGCAATGTAGTTCATTTTTTTGCCACACCGTACTTAATGGCTAAAAATTCACTAAGTAAACTGAATCCTGCATGGGAAACGACAGGTGAGCTGATGGGTGACACTTGGCTGAAAACCGTAGCTAGGGTGATTATTCCTAATTCAAAAACAACAATTGTAGATATGTTTAGCTATTATTTTATCAATGCCATGGTAACCATTAGCGCCATTATTTTTTTGGTGGCGGCGAGAACATCGGTAGTGACCAGTAAAATTAAAGAATTGCAGCATTATGCAAACTTTAACGAGATTTTTGTTTTATCCATTTTGATTTTTATGACGAATTTGGTCGTGAAAATAGGATGTGATTATGCAAACAAGAAAATGTCATCTTCATGA
- the phnW gene encoding 2-aminoethylphosphonate--pyruvate transaminase: MMNTYKLLTPGPLTTSTTVKEAMLFDRCTWDEEYKKITQKIRRQLLAVAAVSEEDYTAVLLQGSGSFGVEAVLTTTMNENDKCLFISNGAYGERMIAMAKRLGLAHTACSFPYDQLPAAKKIRDILETDPAITKVAVVHCETTTGILNPLEEVAALAREYGKTLIVDAMSSFGGIKISVSQLGIDFLISSANKCIQGVPGFCFVIAKRAALTACRGYSRSISLDLYDQWKHMEQDGKWRFTSPTHVVAAFSQALDELEEEGGVAARQQRYETNNRLLRSKLILLGFEPYISATVQSPIITTFRYPDASFKFVEFYHFVKQQGFVLYPGKLTDADTFRVGNIGEIYESDINKLCEVITRYCKGERHA, encoded by the coding sequence ATGATGAATACGTATAAGCTATTAACGCCCGGTCCCTTGACTACCAGTACAACGGTCAAAGAGGCAATGCTCTTTGACCGTTGTACTTGGGATGAAGAGTACAAGAAAATTACACAAAAAATTCGCCGCCAGCTACTAGCGGTGGCGGCGGTTTCGGAAGAAGACTATACGGCTGTTTTGTTGCAAGGCAGCGGCAGCTTCGGCGTCGAAGCGGTATTGACCACGACCATGAACGAAAACGACAAGTGCCTTTTTATAAGCAATGGAGCTTATGGCGAGAGAATGATTGCGATGGCGAAACGCTTGGGCTTGGCTCACACGGCTTGTTCTTTCCCATATGACCAGCTTCCTGCGGCTAAGAAAATTCGAGATATCCTGGAAACCGATCCGGCTATTACCAAGGTAGCCGTGGTGCATTGTGAGACTACTACGGGAATTTTAAACCCACTAGAAGAGGTGGCTGCCCTAGCGCGAGAGTATGGAAAAACCTTGATTGTCGACGCGATGAGCAGCTTTGGCGGGATAAAAATTTCTGTGAGTCAGTTAGGTATTGATTTTCTGATTAGCAGTGCCAATAAATGCATCCAAGGCGTACCTGGCTTTTGCTTTGTAATAGCAAAACGGGCGGCGCTGACGGCGTGTCGAGGCTATTCCCGCAGCATTTCTCTTGATTTGTATGACCAATGGAAGCATATGGAACAGGATGGAAAGTGGCGTTTTACCTCTCCGACCCATGTAGTGGCCGCTTTTTCGCAAGCGCTTGATGAACTAGAAGAAGAAGGCGGCGTTGCAGCTAGGCAACAACGATATGAAACAAATAATCGCCTGTTGCGTTCTAAGCTGATTTTATTAGGATTTGAGCCATATATTAGTGCGACGGTACAGTCGCCGATTATCACAACCTTCCGTTATCCTGACGCATCCTTTAAGTTTGTGGAGTTTTATCATTTTGTTAAACAGCAAGGCTTTGTATTATATCCAGGCAAGCTGACCGATGCGGATACGTTTCGCGTAGGCAATATCGGCGAAATTTATGAAAGCGATATTAATAAGCTCTGTGAAGTCATAACAAGGTATTGTAAGGGAGAGCGACATGCATAA
- a CDS encoding ABC transporter ATP-binding protein — protein MLVLKGIHKQFEGKVVLDGIDLVIQNGEIISMLGPSGSGKTTLLNIILGLTAADRGTLFFDDIDITHVPMKKRGFNIVFQDYALFPNLDAYHNVVYGLKNKPDMASQEEVDDLIDFLELRPHLAKRIHQLSGGQKQRVALARTLVTKPRILLLDEPLSALDGVIKETIKERIVSLTKRYKLTTIIVTHDPEEALTMSDKVLIIDQGKVSQYGTPQQVIHAPENNFVEEFILRQLQIKKENIFGLFRECHA, from the coding sequence ATGCTTGTGTTAAAAGGTATCCACAAACAATTTGAAGGAAAAGTGGTATTGGATGGTATTGACCTCGTCATTCAAAACGGCGAGATTATTTCGATGTTAGGGCCAAGCGGCAGCGGGAAAACGACGCTGCTAAACATTATTTTAGGATTGACGGCGGCAGATAGGGGGACACTTTTTTTTGACGATATTGACATTACGCACGTTCCGATGAAGAAGCGTGGTTTCAACATTGTCTTCCAAGATTATGCGCTGTTTCCCAATTTGGATGCATATCATAATGTCGTATACGGCTTGAAAAACAAACCAGATATGGCCAGCCAAGAAGAAGTGGACGATTTGATTGATTTTCTTGAATTGAGGCCGCACTTAGCCAAGAGAATTCACCAGTTGTCAGGCGGGCAAAAGCAACGCGTCGCTTTAGCGAGAACGTTGGTTACAAAGCCTAGGATCTTGCTGCTGGACGAACCGTTAAGTGCGCTGGATGGCGTTATAAAAGAAACTATTAAGGAACGAATCGTCAGCCTGACTAAACGATACAAATTGACAACTATTATTGTTACGCACGATCCAGAAGAAGCACTGACTATGTCTGATAAAGTTTTAATTATCGATCAGGGAAAGGTTTCCCAGTATGGAACGCCCCAACAAGTGATCCATGCGCCAGAAAACAATTTTGTTGAAGAATTTATCTTGCGGCAATTGCAAATCAAAAAAGAAAACATTTTTGGTTTATTCCGAGAATGCCATGCGTAA